The sequence CCATCCAGCTTGTTCCGTCTGCCTGTTCCAGATGTTGTCCATCCTCTAAAACCATATTTCGATCAAAGGCTCCGATATTATCCAGTCCAAGAAAACCGCCACCAAAAATATTTTTCCCGTTTTTATCCTTTCGGTTCACCCACCAAGTGAAATTCAGAAGAAGTTTTTGGAAGACTTTTTCAAGGAATAATAAATCGGGTTTTCCATTGTTTTTTTCATCAATTTTAAAAACCCTGAAGCAAGACCATGCATGTACAGGTGGATTCACATCGCTCATATTCCATTCATAGGCTGGCAGCTGTCCGTTAGGATGCATATACCATTCTTTGGTAAGGAGTAATAGCTGCCCTTTGGCAAATTCAGCATCAATGATGGATAAAGGAACACAGTGAAATGCCAAATCCCAGGTTGCATACCATGGATATTCCCATTTATCGGGCATCGAAATAATATCTTTATTGTGAAGATGGTTCCATTCCGTATTTCTTACATACTGATTAAAGTTTCTGGGCGCCTCAAAGTTGGGATCTCCTTTCAGCCATTTTCCAACATTATAGTGATAAAACTGTTTATTCCAAAGAAGTCCTGCAAAAGCTTGTCTTTGCACATTCCTTTCGTCTTCATTGGTGGTATCATTCTGAATTTCATGATAAAACTCTTCGGTTTCAGATTGCCTGATCTCAAAGATTTTATCAAAATTTTCAAAAGGCTCATCACTTTCCTCAGGACATAGTCTGAATTCAAAGACCTGAGATTGCCCTGCTCCAATGAGTTCGTCAATTAAAAAAGAAGCTTTGCTACCTCTTTTTTCAGGGTTTACGGTATTACTATGATGGACGATAAAATCATTAATCCCATCTTTAAAATAAGTATTTTCTGCCTGTGGTGCTCCATACAGCTTTGGAGTATTGGTTTCATTTTCGCAGAATACGCTTTGGGCATTTCCATTTCTTGAATAAAACTTTTTGATGGAAATACTGTCGTGCCCAATAGTAATACTTCCGTCATCGGAGGCATTCATTTCTCCTTTATAGGTATTATAACCCCATTTCCAGTTGTTTCTAAACCAGGCTGTTGGTGCTACTACTATTGGAGCATCTTGTTGGCTTCGGTTGCATATCGTTACCCTTACCAGAATATCGTTGTGATCTGCTTTACAATATTCAATGAAAATATCAAAATAGGCATCATTATCAAAAATTCCGGTATCAAAGATCTCATATTCCGGCTCCTGTTTGCTGCGCCTTCCGTTTACTGTGACAAGATCATCATAAGGGAATTCATTGATCGGATATTTGTAAACCATTTTCATATAACTATGAGTAGGGGTATTATCCAGATAATAGAAAATTTCCTTGATGTCTTCTCCGTGGTTTCCCTGAGGATTGCTCAGACCAAAGAAACGTTCCTTAACGATTTTATCTTTTTTATTCCAGAACGAAAGCGCAAAGCAGAACAGCTGTTTTACATCAGAAATTCCTGCAATACCTTCTTCACCCCAACGGTAGGCGTAGCTTTCCGCATTATTATGATTGGTATGGTTCCAGGCATTTCCGTCCGGGCTATAATCTTCTCTTACATTTCCCCATTGCCGGTTGCTTACATAAGGTCCCCAGTTTTTCCATTTGGTATCTTGTAATCTTTCTTTTTCGGCGATCATATATCATCATTTTTCTTTACGAAGGTAGTTTTTTTGAAAAATAATTCCAATTCATTTTATCTGAAGAATAATTAATATGCCCTTGAGAGACTTCTATTTAAGGGCTTTTTTTAATATTAAATTATTTTTTTTTTGATTTTAAAAGAAAAGAACTACCTTTGCACCATTCGTTCATTCAAATATTGAAAATGTTATCAAGAAAGGTTGAGGGATTAGACCCTATGAAACCTTAGCAACCCTTTGCGCAAGCAAAGAAGGTGCTACGTTCTACCAAAATTATTTTGGACAGATAACTTACTGAAGTTCTTTTCAGCCATTTCCTGTGGCATTTTCAATTGTATTAAAATATATAATAGAATTGAAAACAGAACTAAACTATATTAATCTTTCGTATCAAACCCATTCCCAAAAGGAATACGATATCTCGTTGAGCTATGAGCTTTTCGGGAAAGATCTGTTTACAGCTCCAATCATTTTAATTAATCATGCCCTTACCGGAAATTCAAATGTATCCGGAGAAAAAGGCTGGTGGAAACAATTGGTAGGCGAAAATCAGATCGTTGATACTAATAAGTACACTGTTCTGTGTTTCAATATCCCCGGAAACGGTTACGATCATTTTTTAATTGAAGACTATGAAGACTTCACGCCTTCAGATATAGGCAATATTTTTCTGAAAGGATTAGAAGCTCTACATATCAAAAATTTATATACCATTATTGGTGGCTCCCTGGGAGGAGGAATTGCATGGGAAATGTTAGCAAAACAACCAAAGCTGGCAGAAATTTTTATTCCCATTGCCTGTGACTACAGAACTCATGATTGGCTTCATGCACAATGTCTGGTTCAGAAATTTTTATTGAATGATAAAGAAGAACCATTACAAAAAGCAAGAATCCATGCGATGTTGTGCTATAGAACTCCGGAATCACTTAACGACAGATTTCAAAACAAATACAATCAGGAAAAGCAATGCTTAGAATCAGAAGACTGGCTGGTTTATCATGGTAACGCGCTAAACGAAAGGTTTAGTTTACAAGCATACAAGCTGATGAATCATTTATTGATGAATATCAATGCTGATGAAACTGCTCTGGAGAATATACAAGCACGAATGCACATGATCTCCGTAGATACAGATTTATTCTTCCCGGCTTCTGAAATCCGAATGTGTTTTGAGAAACTGAAAAAGAAAAAGGAGAATATTTCTTATCACGAGATCCAATCTATACACGGGCATGATGCCTTCCTAATGGAATATCAACAATTAAATAATATCATAAAAAACATTTTATAAGTAATGAAAAATGCTAAAGAAATAAAATTTTTGAAGAACAGATCAATTGTCAAATTTGAAGGGGTAGATTTCTTAGGGGAAATCGGAATTGACGGACGAATTTTTAAAGCGCTTACTTTAGCGCGCATCAGTGTGGGAGTAATCTCTCAGCAAGCTATAGAAAACGGAATTTCTATTTTAGTTCACGAAAACGATGCTGAAAAAGCAGTAGCTTGTCTTATTGATGAGTTTGAAGCAGAAAGAAAATCAGGAAAAGTATCTCAAATATACAGTATCAACAATGTTTCTGTGATTGGTTTTGTAGCAGAAGATTCCAATAAAGTTTTTGCAGAATTGGCTAGAAACAATGTTTTTCCATTGCTTTTAAATCAAGTTGCTGGAGAAAACAGAGTAAACATCGTAGTAACTTCTTCACAGGATGAAAAAACAAGAAATATTATAGAATCTGAGATTTTCAAAAAACCGAAGACCGTTCATCTGGCAATTATTGGCCATGGAAATGTAGGGAAAACATTAATTGAGCAGGTTCTTGAGTCTTCAGAAGAGATCAAAAGACGTAAAAAAGTAGATCTGAAAGTTGTTGCAGTAGCCAATTCAAAGAAAATTGCATTCAATAAAAAAGGGTTTGACAATAATTGGTCTGATGAGGTTTTAACGGCAGAGCATTCTTCTGACGTTCAGGAATTAATCAATTTTTCCAATGAAAATCAATTAGAGAACCTGATTGTTGTAGACAACACAGCAAGTAAAGATTTTGTAAAAAATTATCATGCATTAGCAGAAAACGGATTTGATCTGGTGTCTTCCAATAAAATTTTCAATACCCTTCCGATTGAAGAATACAGAAAACTAAGATATACGTTGAGTAAAAACAACAGACGTTATCTGTATGAAACCAACGTAGGTGCAGGTCTTCCTTTAATTGATACGATCAAATTATTACACCTTTCAGGAGAGAATATCACAAGAATTAAAGGAGTTTTTTCGGGAACATTGAGCTATGTTTTCAACAATTTCTCTTTGAGAGAAGATAAATTTTCAACAATTATCAACGAAGCTTTAGAAAAAGGATATACAGAACCAGATCCAAGAGAAGACCTTTCAGGAAATGACGTAGCAAGAAAATTATTGATTTTGGCAAGAGAATTAGATCTAATCAACGAATTTGAAGATATCAACATTCAAAATCTCGTTCCGGAAAGCTTACTTGAGGTTTCAAAATCAGAATTTCTTACAAGATTAGACGAGCTGGATGAAGAATATCAGAAGATCAAAGAAAACCAGGAGCCAGGTCATGTATTGAGATATGTAGGAGATTTACATGGAGATTTACAGAAAGACAAAGGTGAGTTGGATGTAAAACTGATTTCTGTTCCTGCAACATCAGCATTAGGGCAGTTGAAAGGATCAGATTCCATCTTTGAGATCTATACAGAAAGTTATGGCGAAAACCCAATCGTGATTATGGGAGCCGGAGCCGGAGCACAGGTAACTGCCAGAGGAGTATTCGGTGATATTTTAAGACTAAGTGAAACAAAATAAATTAATGTAACAATTTAATAATGTAACAGTTTACCAATGACTATCATTCTGAGCAAAGCGAAGAATCTCATTATTACACTGTTAGATTGATACATTGGTAAATCAATTAAAACTATATGGAAAATTTCGAAACATCAGCAATAAGAACTCAGACGGAGAGATCTCAGTTTGACGAACATTCTACACCATTATATCTTACTTCCAGCTTTATTTTTCAGGATGCTGAAGATATGAGAGCAAGTTTTGCTGAAGAAAAACCTAAAAATCTGTACAGCCGTTTCTCCAATCCGAACGTATCTGAATTTACAGAGAAGATTGCAAAAATGGAAGGAGCAGAAGCAGGATATGCCTTTGCAACCGGAATGGCAGCAATCTATTCTACATTTGCAGCTTTATTAAGTGCTGGAGATCATATTGTAAGTTGTCAGTCCGTTTTCGGATCTACTCACACTTTATTCACAAAGTATTTTCCGAAATGGAATATTGAAACCACTTATTTCAAAGCAGAAGATGCACAGAATGTAGAACAGTATATTAAACCGAATACAAAGATTTTATACCTTGAAACTCCTACCAATCCTGCAATTGAAATCCTGGACCTGGAATTTTTCGGACAAATCGCAAAAAAACATAATCTGATTTTTATTGTAGATAACTGTTTTGCAACTCCTTATCTTCAGCAGCCTATTAAATATGGTGCGGATGTTGTTGTACATTCTGCAACGAAGTTGATCGACGGGCAGGGAAGAGTATTGGGAGGAATCGCAGTAGGAAAAGAAGACCTGATCAGAGAAATTTATCTTTTCGCAAGAAATACAGGACCTGCGTTGTCCCCTTTTAATGCATGGGTATTATCAAAAAGCCTTGAAACATTAGCAATCCGTGTGGAAAAACACTGTGAAAATGCATTGAAGGTAGCTGAATTTTTAGAAAGCCATCCTAATGTGGAACTCGTAAAATATCCATTCCTGAAATCCCATCCAAACTATGAAGTCGCTAAAAAGCAGATGAAACTAGGTGGGAATATCGTTGCTTTTGAAATAAAAGGAGGAATTGAAGGCGGAAGAAACTTCCTGGATAAGATCCAGATGTGTTCATTGTCTGCAAACTTAGGGGATACAAGAACGATCGTAACCCATCCGGCGTCTACTACACACTCTAAATTATCAGATGAAGAAAGAAACGAAGTAGGAATTACAGCAGGATTAGTTCGTTGTTCAGTAGGTTTAGAAAACGTAGACGATATCATTGCAGACTTAAAACAAGCCTTAGATTAAACTCCCAAGAGCCCCAAAGGGGCGATTTAACCCAAAGATAGAACGAAGTCCTATCAACCCCCAAACCATATCAGTTTCACTCAACAACTATAAAAGAGATGACAAATATAGAATCACTAAACAAAGCCCTCAAAGAACGCATCCTCGTTCTGGACGGAGCCATGGGAACCATGCTTCAGCGCTACAAGTTTGAAGAAGAAGACTATCGTGGTGAACGATTCAAAGACTGGGAACATCCGGTAAAAGGAAATAATGATTTACTTTCCCTTACTCAGCCACAGGCTATTGAAGAAGTACACAAGAAATATCTGGAAGCAGGAGCTGATATCATTGAAACCAATACATTCTCCGGAACTACCATTGCAATGGCTGATTACCACATGGAAGAGTTGGTGTATGATCTGAATTATGAGTCTGCAAAAATTGCCAGAAAAGCCTGTGATGAATATACAGCTAAGACTCCGGATAAACCAAGATTTGTAGCAGGGTCAATAGGCCCAACCAACAGAACGGCAAGCTTAAGCCCTGATGTGAATGACCCTGGATACAGAGCCATAACGTTTGAAGAACTGAGAGTCGCTTATAAACAACAATGTGAAGCATTATTGGATGGAGGTTCAGATATCCTGTTGGTGGAAACAATCTTCGATACCTTAAATGCTAAAGCTGCCTTGTTTGCAATCGATGAACTTCAGGAAGAAAGAGGAATAAAAATTCCAATCATGGTTTCCGGAACCATTACTGATGCTTCAGGAAGAACTTTGAGCGGACAGACCGCTGAAGCCTTTTTAATTTCAGTTTCTCATTTGAATCTATTAAGTGTAGGCTTTAACTGTGCTCTAGGAGCAGATCAGCTGACTCCTTATCTGGAAACTTTGGCTCATAATTCAGAATTCTATGTTTCAGCTTACCCCAATGCCGGATTACCGAATGCCTTTGGAAAATATGATGAAACACCAGAAGATATGGCAAGACAGATCAAAGAATATGCAGAAAAAGGATTGATTAACATTATTGGAGGTTGCTGCGGTACCACTCCGGAACATATCAAGGCGATTGCGGAGCTGGTAGAAAAATATGAACCAAGGAAATTGAAGGAATTTGTGTAATTAGATAGATTTTTTTAATTAAAATCAAGAATGTAGGCTGGAATATAAATATTAACTTTAAGTAAACCACAAAAATTAATATAATGGAAAAGCCGAGTTACTTAAAAGATTCAGATGATGCCAAGTTGTTTAATGAATTGAGAAAGAAAGTAAACCAACGGATAGAAGCTATTCCTGAAAACAGAGATATCTATATTCAGATCAAAGCGGTACTTCTACCACTGATCTATGTTGGTTTATATTTTATTGCTCTCTTGAATGCCGAAAAACATTGGATGTATATATTCAGTTTCGTTTTAATGGGAATTTTTCTGGTTTTAATTTATTTAAATCTGATCCATGAAGCAGCTCATAACAACATTTTTAAAAGTAAAAAGCTGAATGGAGTAGTGTTACACATTTTTGATTTCATAGGAGCTAATTCCTATATCTGGAAGAAGAGACACATCGCAAGTCACCATGCTTATCCGAATGTGGATGGTTGGGATACCGATATTGAGCAGAGTGGTTTACTTTTAATAGTGCCTTGGATTAAGGCCAAAGGAGTTCAGAAGTATCAGCATAGGTTTTTCTTTTTAGTATATCCATTGTATTTGTTCAATTGGATGTTCATAAGAGACTTCAGAGACTTCTTTGATAAGGAAAGAGTGATTTTGAAAACACAGGGAAAAATACCTGTGGTGGAGAAAGTGAAAATGGTGAGTTATAAGTTGTTTTACTTTTTTTATCAAATTATAATTCCTATAGTGTTCTTTAAAGTATCAATTGGGTTGGCTTTAGGAGCTTGGTTTTTACAGGTAATTGCGGCAAGCATTTTTGCACTGTTTGTTTTATTGCCTTTGCACCCTCTTCCTGATAATGCCTTTCCAAGATTGAATAAAGATAATGGTCTTCCATTCAGCTGGCTTCATCATCAGTTTGAAGTAACCAACGATTTGCAGGAAAATAACTGGTTGGTAAGAAATGTATTAGGAAATTTTAATTTTCATGTGGCGCATCACCTCTTTCCTAACTACAGCTATATGTATTATAATGAGATTACTGAGGAGATAGAAGAATTTGCTAATGAACATGGCTTAGCGTACAAAAGATTTCCGTTGTTTACTGCTTTAGGCAAGCACAGGGACTTATTAAGGCAGAATGCAAATAACGCCTACTATATTTTAGAAGAATAAAATGAAATATTTAAGATTATCAGGCCTTGAGCCTCTTATCATAACACCGGAAAGTAATTTCATCAATGTGGGTGAGAGAACTAATGTTGCCGGGTCCAAAAAATTTTTAAGACTGATCAAAGAGGAAAAATTCTCTGAAGCATTAGATATTGCCCGCCATCAGGTAGAAGGAGGGGCGCAGATTCTTGATGTCAATTTCGATGATGGTTTGATTGATGGAAAAGCATCGATGATTAAATTTCTGAACTTAATCGCATCAGAACCGGATATTGCAAGAATCCCCATCATGGTAGACTCTTCCAAATGGGAAATTCTGGAAGCAGGTCTTCAGGTAGCTCAGGGAAAATGTGTGGTGAACTCTATCAGCTTAAAAGAAGGCGAAGAAGAATTTATCAAACATGCCAAAGCCATTAAAAGATATGGAGCTGCAGTTATTGTAATGGCATTTGATGAGGTAGGGCAGGCTGACAATCTTGAACGAAGAATAGAAATTTCAAAACGATCTTATGATATTCTCGTCAACCAGATAGGATTCCCGGCTGAAGATATCATTTTCGACTTAAATATCTTCCCGGTAGCAACGGGAATGGACGAGCATAGAAAAAATGCCATCGATTTTATCGAAGCTACACGCTGGGTAAGACAAAATCTTCCTTATGCATCTGTGAGTGGAGGAGTAAGTAATGTATCCTTTTCGTTCCGTGGAAATGATACGGTAAGAGAAGCCATGCACTCCGTATTCCTTTACCATGCCATTCAAGCTGGGATGAATATTGGTATTGTAAATCCTGCGATGCTGGAAGTTTATGATGAAATCAATAAAGAATTGCTGGAGCTTGTGGAAGATGTTATTCTGGACAAGAGGGAAGATGCTACAGAAAGACTTCTTGATTACTCCGAAAAACATAAATCAGTCAAAATAGAAAAGACTGAAGATTTGGAATGGAGAAAAAATCCATTACAGGAAAGAATTACCTATGCTCTTGTAAAAGGAATTGATCGTTTTATTGAAGAAGATGTAGAAGAAGCTAGGCAGGTTGCTGCTAAGCCCCTTCATGTTATTGAAATCAATCTAATGACCGGAATGGGAGTTGTGGGAGATTTATTCGGAAGTGGGAAAATGTTCTTGCCGCAGGTTGTTAAATCTGCAAGAGTAATGAAAAAAGCAGTGGCTTATTTACAGCCTTTTATTGAAGCGGAAAAAGACGGATCAAGACCTGCCAATGGAAAAATCCTGATGGCAACCGTAAAAGGAGATGTACATGATATTGGTAAAAACATTGTAAGCGTAGTACTGGGCTGTAACAATTATGAGATTGTGGATCTTGGGGTAATGGTTCCTGCTGAAAAGATTATTCAGACAGCCATCGCAGAAAAAGTAGATGTCATCGGGCTAAGCGGATTGATTACACCGAGTTTGGATGAAATGGTGTACATCGCTTCAGAATTAGAAAGACAAAATTTAGATTTTCCATTATTAATTGGTGGTGCAACGACTTCAAAGGCACACACCGCGGTAAAAATCGATTTAAAATATAAAAATGCAGTAGTTCACGTTAATGATGCTTCAAGAGCTGTAAATGTGGTAAGCTCATTATTGGGAGACAGAAATAAGGAATATGTTTCTGATCTGAAGAGTGATTATTCAGACTTCAGAGAAAAATTCCTGAACAGACAAGTTGATAAAGATTATGTTTCCATTGAAGAAGCCAGAGAAAGTAAGTTTAAAATAGACTGGAAAAACGAAGAAATCTTCACTCCGAATAATTTAGGAATCACTGTAATTGAAAATCAGGACCTGAGAGAATTATTACCTTTCATAGACTGGTCACCATTCTTCAGAAGCTGGGATCTTCATGGGAAATACCCGAATATCTTAGAAGATGAGGTGGTAGGTGTGCAGGCAAAAGAACTTTTCAAAGACGCACAGGTTATCTTAAAGAGAATTTTGGATGAAAAGCTGTTAACAGCAAAAGCAATCTTCGGGATCTTTAAAGCCAACTCCAATGAAACAGATGATATTCTGATTTTTGATGAAAATAATAACGAAAAGGTTAAGTTTTTAACCCTAAGACAGCAGGCTCAAAGATCAAAAGGAAAAGATTATCTGGCATTAAGTGACTTTATCGCCCCACAAAGTTCAGGAAAGACAGATTATATGGGAGCATTTTGTGTAACCACAGGTTTCGGTACGGATGAGCTAGCCGAAGAATATGAAAAAGCTAATGATGATTATAATGCTATCATGGTAAAAGCATTGGCAGATCGTTTTGCAGAAGCCTACGCAGAGTTTTTACATAAAAAAGTAAGAACAGAATATTGGGGCTATGCCGTTCAGGAAGAATTGAGCAATGAAGAGCTGATTGCAGAAAAATATAAAGGAATCCGCCCTGCACCAGGATATCCGGCTTGCCCTGACCACTTGGAAAAACATGCGATCTGGGATTTATTGAAGGTTGAAGAAAATATTGGAGTTTATTTGACTGAAAGTTTAGCAATGTTCCCTACAGCAGCTGTTTCAGGATATTATTTCGGAAGCCCACATGCAAAATATTTCGGACTGGGAAAAATCGCAGAAGACCAATTAAAAGAATACTCAGAGAGAAAAGGAATCTCTTTACAGGAAGCAAGAAAGTGGTTGTCACCAAATTTAGCAGATTAAAATTGATATGAAGATAACAGAGCACATTCAAAACGCAAATGGAAAAACTTTATTCTCCTTAGAAGTGGTTCCGCCACAAAAGGGAATTGGTATTGAAGACTTATATACGAATATAGATCCGTTGATGGAGTTCAAGCCACCATTCATTGATGTTACCACTTCAAGAGAAGAATATATTTATTTAGATAAAGGAAATGGATTGATGGAGCGTCGTATCACAAGGATGCGCCCGGGAACATTGGGGATTTGTGCAGCTATTCAGCATAAATATAATGTAGATACTGTTCCACACCTATTATGTGGAGGCTTTACCAAAGAAGAAACCGAATATCTTTTAGTAGACTGTATGTATTTGGGTATTGATAATGTAATGGCATTGAGAGGAGATGCTATGAAAGGACATCAGTATTTTGAACCTACTCAGGGAGGTCATGCCAGCGCCATGGATCTTGTGAATCAGATTAACAACCTGGGAAGAGGAAAATACCTTCACAATGAAGAACAGGTTTGTGATGAACTTAATAAATTCTGCATCGGAGTAGCGGGTTATCCTGAAAAACACATGGAAGCTCCCTCCATGAATTATGACCTGAAATGGCTGAAGCAAAAAGTAGATGCCGGAGCAGATTATATCGTAACCCAAATGTTTTTTGACAATAAAAAGTACATTGAATTCGTTCAGAAAGCAAGAGAGATGGGAATTACCGTTCCAATCATTCCGGGAATTAAACCGATCGCCACCAAGAAACATTTGAAAATCCTCCCTCAGGTATTTAAAATAGACCTTCCGGAAGAGTTAATCAATGAAGTGGAGAATGCTAAAAATAATGAAGCGGTTAAGCAGATTGGAGTAGAATGGGCCATTGCCCAGTGCAAAGAACTTCTGGATTTCGGAGTTCCTGTTTTACACTTTTACTCAATGGGGAAAAGTGACAACATCAAAAAAGTAGCCGGTGAGCTATTCTAATAAAAGTACCAAAAATGAAAGTAGCCTTGTCTTAAATGACAGGGCTTTTTATTTTATAAAAATCTCACAAGTAATATCTCCCCAAAATAAGATAGATGAGTAAAAAAGCCGTAGGCTAAACATTAGCTTCAAAAGAATCAACGAAATTGATTCCACCTTCGCTCCCTCAAAAATATAACAGTAGCAAATTAAACCTTTGCGTCAAATAATTGGCAGGCTCCAAAAGAAGTAAACTAAACCTTTAGTCAATCATTAGACTTCAATAACTCCCATCTTCCATTCTCCATCTCCCTTACCTTAAAGAATCACATGTCTCTCAAACTCCTTATCCCGATCAAACAAATATCGATAGGTCGCCAGTTTCCTGGTCACAGTAGTATCAAGAGTTTCAGCAATCTTAATCATTTTTGGATTAAAATCACCAATCCACTGAAGCTCAGTAATCGTAAAATCGGTATGCTTTCTCAAATGTTGGGTGCCTTCCCAAATCATATACCCATCAATTCCTTTTCTTTGCCATTCAGGAACCACGCCGAACACCAGACCAACCATTTTTTCATTCTTCTTAAATCGCTTTAAAAACAAAAACTTAAGCTTCTCAAAAACGCCAAACTTTCCGTTGAGGTATTTAAACCACTGGTTGAGGTCCGGAAGATTGATCCACATCGCAATAGGCTTGTCATTTTCATACACAAACCATGAGATATGTTCATTCATAATAGGTTTCATCGTATTGAACATTTTCAAAACCTTACCTTCTTCCAATTGCTTTCCTTCTCCGTGAGCTGCCCATGCCTTATTATAAACCACTGTAAAATCCTTTGCAAACTTTGGCAGGTTATTCTTTTTCATAGGCTGAGCAGAAATAGCCGGATTTCTCCTATTTTTCTCATGAGCAATCGTAAAAACACGTGAAACTTCTGCAAATACAGGTCTGGTGAAACAAAGCTGTTCAAAATAAATCTGAAATCCATAATTTTCA is a genomic window of Chryseobacterium nakagawai containing:
- a CDS encoding fatty acid desaturase family protein gives rise to the protein MEKPSYLKDSDDAKLFNELRKKVNQRIEAIPENRDIYIQIKAVLLPLIYVGLYFIALLNAEKHWMYIFSFVLMGIFLVLIYLNLIHEAAHNNIFKSKKLNGVVLHIFDFIGANSYIWKKRHIASHHAYPNVDGWDTDIEQSGLLLIVPWIKAKGVQKYQHRFFFLVYPLYLFNWMFIRDFRDFFDKERVILKTQGKIPVVEKVKMVSYKLFYFFYQIIIPIVFFKVSIGLALGAWFLQVIAASIFALFVLLPLHPLPDNAFPRLNKDNGLPFSWLHHQFEVTNDLQENNWLVRNVLGNFNFHVAHHLFPNYSYMYYNEITEEIEEFANEHGLAYKRFPLFTALGKHRDLLRQNANNAYYILEE
- a CDS encoding homocysteine S-methyltransferase family protein yields the protein MTNIESLNKALKERILVLDGAMGTMLQRYKFEEEDYRGERFKDWEHPVKGNNDLLSLTQPQAIEEVHKKYLEAGADIIETNTFSGTTIAMADYHMEELVYDLNYESAKIARKACDEYTAKTPDKPRFVAGSIGPTNRTASLSPDVNDPGYRAITFEELRVAYKQQCEALLDGGSDILLVETIFDTLNAKAALFAIDELQEERGIKIPIMVSGTITDASGRTLSGQTAEAFLISVSHLNLLSVGFNCALGADQLTPYLETLAHNSEFYVSAYPNAGLPNAFGKYDETPEDMARQIKEYAEKGLINIIGGCCGTTPEHIKAIAELVEKYEPRKLKEFV
- a CDS encoding ACT domain-containing protein yields the protein MKNAKEIKFLKNRSIVKFEGVDFLGEIGIDGRIFKALTLARISVGVISQQAIENGISILVHENDAEKAVACLIDEFEAERKSGKVSQIYSINNVSVIGFVAEDSNKVFAELARNNVFPLLLNQVAGENRVNIVVTSSQDEKTRNIIESEIFKKPKTVHLAIIGHGNVGKTLIEQVLESSEEIKRRKKVDLKVVAVANSKKIAFNKKGFDNNWSDEVLTAEHSSDVQELINFSNENQLENLIVVDNTASKDFVKNYHALAENGFDLVSSNKIFNTLPIEEYRKLRYTLSKNNRRYLYETNVGAGLPLIDTIKLLHLSGENITRIKGVFSGTLSYVFNNFSLREDKFSTIINEALEKGYTEPDPREDLSGNDVARKLLILARELDLINEFEDINIQNLVPESLLEVSKSEFLTRLDELDEEYQKIKENQEPGHVLRYVGDLHGDLQKDKGELDVKLISVPATSALGQLKGSDSIFEIYTESYGENPIVIMGAGAGAQVTARGVFGDILRLSETK
- a CDS encoding O-succinylhomoserine sulfhydrylase, which codes for MENFETSAIRTQTERSQFDEHSTPLYLTSSFIFQDAEDMRASFAEEKPKNLYSRFSNPNVSEFTEKIAKMEGAEAGYAFATGMAAIYSTFAALLSAGDHIVSCQSVFGSTHTLFTKYFPKWNIETTYFKAEDAQNVEQYIKPNTKILYLETPTNPAIEILDLEFFGQIAKKHNLIFIVDNCFATPYLQQPIKYGADVVVHSATKLIDGQGRVLGGIAVGKEDLIREIYLFARNTGPALSPFNAWVLSKSLETLAIRVEKHCENALKVAEFLESHPNVELVKYPFLKSHPNYEVAKKQMKLGGNIVAFEIKGGIEGGRNFLDKIQMCSLSANLGDTRTIVTHPASTTHSKLSDEERNEVGITAGLVRCSVGLENVDDIIADLKQALD
- a CDS encoding alpha/beta fold hydrolase, which gives rise to MKTELNYINLSYQTHSQKEYDISLSYELFGKDLFTAPIILINHALTGNSNVSGEKGWWKQLVGENQIVDTNKYTVLCFNIPGNGYDHFLIEDYEDFTPSDIGNIFLKGLEALHIKNLYTIIGGSLGGGIAWEMLAKQPKLAEIFIPIACDYRTHDWLHAQCLVQKFLLNDKEEPLQKARIHAMLCYRTPESLNDRFQNKYNQEKQCLESEDWLVYHGNALNERFSLQAYKLMNHLLMNINADETALENIQARMHMISVDTDLFFPASEIRMCFEKLKKKKENISYHEIQSIHGHDAFLMEYQQLNNIIKNIL
- a CDS encoding MGH1-like glycoside hydrolase domain-containing protein translates to MIAEKERLQDTKWKNWGPYVSNRQWGNVREDYSPDGNAWNHTNHNNAESYAYRWGEEGIAGISDVKQLFCFALSFWNKKDKIVKERFFGLSNPQGNHGEDIKEIFYYLDNTPTHSYMKMVYKYPINEFPYDDLVTVNGRRSKQEPEYEIFDTGIFDNDAYFDIFIEYCKADHNDILVRVTICNRSQQDAPIVVAPTAWFRNNWKWGYNTYKGEMNASDDGSITIGHDSISIKKFYSRNGNAQSVFCENETNTPKLYGAPQAENTYFKDGINDFIVHHSNTVNPEKRGSKASFLIDELIGAGQSQVFEFRLCPEESDEPFENFDKIFEIRQSETEEFYHEIQNDTTNEDERNVQRQAFAGLLWNKQFYHYNVGKWLKGDPNFEAPRNFNQYVRNTEWNHLHNKDIISMPDKWEYPWYATWDLAFHCVPLSIIDAEFAKGQLLLLTKEWYMHPNGQLPAYEWNMSDVNPPVHAWSCFRVFKIDEKNNGKPDLLFLEKVFQKLLLNFTWWVNRKDKNGKNIFGGGFLGLDNIGAFDRNMVLEDGQHLEQADGTSWMAMYALNMMRIAMELAQYYQVYEDMAIKFFEHYLYIAEAMENLGEGTKGLWNEEDGFFYDVLQLGNGNSVSLRLRSIVGLIPLFAVEIVDHRLLEKMPNFKTRMEWILKNKPELTKLVSHWDEEGQGRKHLMSILRKNRLTKVLSRMLDEKEFLSAYGIRAMSKVYEENPFVFSVHGHENVVYYTPAESDSRMFGGNSNWRGPIWFPINFLIVESLQRFHYYYGNSLKVEFPTGSGEKKNLDEVAQNISKRLCSIFLKDEHGQRAFNGGNPKFNYDEHFRDYITFFEYFHGDNGRGVGASHQTGWTATVAKLIKPRLTF